The following are from one region of the Siniperca chuatsi isolate FFG_IHB_CAS linkage group LG13, ASM2008510v1, whole genome shotgun sequence genome:
- the LOC122886708 gene encoding somatostatin-1-like, whose protein sequence is MLWCLTKKNSLNKKHTPKISQVRMAHILCILALLCFASCVAENTETEQGFKDLQLQQDSLSWLDKLQDKQELTKKQNLLDLLYKLSKSENGIILQGPADTEKQEKNRRGLSTGTTAQTRKAGCRVFYWKSWTAC, encoded by the exons ATGCTGTGGTGTCTTACCAAGAAAAATTCTCTCAACAAGAAGCACACACCCAAGATTTCCCAAGTAAGGATGGCCcatattttgtgcattttggcACTTTTGTGTTTTGCATCATGTGTTGCGGAAAATACAGAGACTGAGCAGGGATTTAAAGACCTCCAACTTCAGCAAGATTCATTGTCATGGCTTGACAAATTACAGGACAAACAG GAATtgacaaagaaacagaatttATTAGACTTGCTTTATAAGCTCTCCAAATCCGAAAATGGAATTATCCTGCAAGGACccgcagacacagagaaacaggagaaGAATCGACGTGGACTGAGTACTGGCACGACAGCTCAGACTCGCAAAGCTGGCTGCAGAGTCTTCTACTGGAAATCCTGGACTGCATGCTAG